Proteins encoded in a region of the Zunongwangia endophytica genome:
- a CDS encoding tetratricopeptide repeat protein, whose translation MQVKTLFKIIFCVLFSCKTDAQSSHEIKITENFIQNYELGKARTYVNQNFKFTEAGKLYLGDISSHLKEWNNAIGYYESLIERKPNSALYHFKAGGAMGMKAIEINKFQAAFLIPKVKEHFEKAASLDPNHVETKRALSELYLQLPAVLGGSLEKGLANAKSLKNLSKLDYYIAMASVCNYKDENQKAKRYIKDGIAKLKAQPSLVLRNYLYFEFAQDGLRYGVPVTEVDFLMKNYIEGFNYLDLKTPAEAYLKLAQISEKRDDKSTALYYINKSLKNDSKSKLALELKEDIQDM comes from the coding sequence TTGCAGGTAAAAACTCTTTTTAAAATCATTTTTTGTGTACTTTTTAGTTGTAAAACCGATGCGCAATCTAGTCACGAAATAAAAATAACTGAAAATTTTATACAAAATTATGAATTGGGAAAAGCAAGAACTTATGTTAATCAAAATTTCAAATTTACTGAGGCAGGGAAACTCTATTTAGGCGATATATCCAGTCATCTTAAAGAATGGAATAATGCTATTGGATATTATGAAAGTTTAATTGAACGCAAACCTAATTCTGCCCTATATCATTTTAAAGCTGGCGGAGCGATGGGCATGAAAGCTATCGAAATCAATAAATTTCAAGCTGCTTTTCTAATTCCCAAAGTGAAAGAGCATTTCGAAAAAGCGGCATCTTTAGATCCCAATCACGTAGAAACTAAGAGAGCTTTGTCCGAATTATATTTACAACTTCCTGCTGTTCTGGGTGGTAGTTTAGAAAAAGGATTAGCAAATGCTAAAAGTTTAAAAAATCTCAGTAAGCTTGATTATTACATAGCTATGGCTTCAGTCTGTAATTATAAGGATGAAAATCAAAAAGCCAAAAGATATATAAAAGATGGTATTGCTAAATTGAAAGCTCAACCTTCCTTGGTATTACGTAATTATCTCTATTTTGAATTTGCTCAGGATGGACTTCGTTATGGTGTTCCGGTAACTGAAGTAGATTTTTTGATGAAGAACTATATAGAAGGATTTAATTATTTGGATCTAAAAACACCTGCGGAAGCTTACTTAAAGCTTGCTCAGATTTCCGAAAAAAGAGACGATAAGTCTACTGCGCTCTATTATATCAATAAATCTTTAAAAAATGATAGTAAATCGAAATTAGCTTTAGAATTAAAAGAAGATATTCAGGATATGTGA